DNA from Salvelinus namaycush isolate Seneca chromosome 6, SaNama_1.0, whole genome shotgun sequence:
TCTGTGGAATACACAGTCCAGTGTTCACACAGGCAACCAACTTACCTGATTGGGACGTGTCCCACATCAAAGTTTTTCATGTAATGAGAACACTCCATGTCATCATGGACCACGCCCTTCCCTGTGCTGCCAAACGTCTCGATGGCGTACACCTCTCCCTCCTGGTGGTGCAAGAGAGGGAATCAGTCAGAAAAATGACACTTATTGGGGTAGGAAGACACTGCTGAGTCAAACAAATACACAGGGGCAGGCAATCCTGTGTTATAGAAATTCCTTGATCATCGACGACACCAATTCAGGCATGCAGGTATTGTGTTACTGGCTAATTGGACCTGGCACGGTTCCTAAGCACACCATTAACTCAGCATCATTACCCGGTCACCCTCCCGCAGCACACCATTAACTCAGCATCATTACCCGGTCACCCTCCCGCAGCACACCATTAACTCAGCATCATTACCCGGTCACCCTCCCGCAGCACACCATTAACTCAGCATCATTACCCGGTCACCCTCCCGCAGCACACCATTAACTCAGCATCATTACCCGGTCACCCTCCCGCAGCACACCATTAACTCAGCATCATTACCCGGTCACCCTCCCGCAGCACACCATTAACTCAGCATCATTACTCGGTCACCCTCCCACAGCACACCATTAACTCAGCATCATTACCCGGTCACCCTCCCACAGCACACCATTAACTCAGCATCATTACCCGGTCACCCTCCCACAGCACACCATTAACTCAGCATCATTACCCGGTCACCCTCCCACAGCACACCATTAACTCAGCATCATTACCCGGTCACCCTCCCACAGCACACCATTAACTCAGCAACCCTTTGTAACCTCGCCTCCCTATCTCCCTCTTTGCTCTTCAAATGCTCAGTTAGACAGATACACACCTCCATCCTGGTAGCTTCTCCTCCTTTGACAATGGGGACAGTCTTGCCGGCATGTATCCTGTACTGGCCAATTGAGTGGCCGTTCAGGTTTCGGATTGGCTTCACTGGAAATTATTCAAATTAACATTTGTGAGGAATTATCTTCGATCATAAATTACAACaaattcactgtgtgtgtgtgtatattatatatatatatatatatatatatatatatatatatatatatatatatatatatatatacagtagctCAGTACCTTGGTATGTTTTGCCGTCAATCTCCACCTCGTACGACTCCATCACTTCCTGAATTCTCTCTCCAACGTCACACAGACGCACGTCGATTCCAGCACACTGCAGAATGATGAAGCATGATTGAGATGAGACTGAACACCTGAACTACACTTACTTCAAATTATATCAAGCGGCCTCAGGAATGGATGGCGTGTGAATGGATGTCGGACCTTGATTCCAGTATTGGTGGCGTCTCTCACGGCCTCCAGCAGTTTGTCATACTTTGGGTTGAACGTGACGGTGAAGGCACAGTCAATGATCCGACCTGAAAACATACAGTGGGAGTGAGCACAGTATCCTACATGGTCTGAgtggttaggtgtgtgtgtgttgatatgcGTTTGTATACGTTTATGTGTCGAGTATGTTTTGATGTGTGTGTCAGCTGAACCGTGTGTGTACGGTGGCAGGGGTGTACCGTTGATGTGTGTTCCGAAGTCGATCTTGCAGACATCGTCGTATTGCAGCACGGTGGGGTCTCCGGCGTTAGGGGTGTAGTGAGCCGCACAGTTGTTCAGAGAGCAGCCGGTGGGGAAGGCCAGGCCTGCATTCAGACCATTCTCCTTGATCAACTTCCTGGAACAGTTCTCCAACCgctcactgaaacacacagacacacagagagattgGTTATACAGATAGATGGGATAAATTGATAATGAAGGGATGAAAGCGCAAGAACGGACATATGCAAAAGATAAAATGCAAAGGAAAAAGACTGACAAATAGAAAGAATAGGAAGCAACATCTCAGCTGTGATGATGAAGGCTCACCAGATGTCGATCATGGTCATGCCAGGTTTGATGAAGCTGCGGACGTGCTGGCGGACCTGTCTATGGGCCTCAGCAGCCTGTCTGAAGTCGCTCCACACTTCCTCGTTGGCCTTGTCCAGAACCCGCTTCTCTTCATTGGTGGTCCTCCATGCCGCGGTACGCCTGCACCAAGGGGAATCAGCAACAAGGTTAGCGgtcagcacacacatacacacttcttCCCATCACTGTGTATGAAATTCACAAGGGGAATCAGCAATGAAGTTAGAAAACACAAACATTTTGTCATTGCACAACTACCCTGGAGGATCAACAAGGTTAGTGCCCACGGATACATCTTACTCCCGCACCGTGACTGAGGGGGAATCAATGCAAGCATGGCTACAGGATAAACCAAACTGAAATTATGCTGAGGATGACAACAGTGTTTTGGGTgttgttaaagctgcaatatgtaactttttcaGCGACCTGACtaaattcacatggaaaagtgTGTCATAGATCT
Protein-coding regions in this window:
- the LOC120049954 gene encoding methionine aminopeptidase 2-like codes for the protein MADVVQEKVPELKLEEETVLNGDTEEKEEVDPSEETAKKKKKKKKKKKSAGPAAGTEAEGNGVADVTQQLEKQALEDKEKEEDGEDDGDEGENSAGKKKKKKKKKKGPKVQTDPPSVPICDLYPSGVFPIGQECEYPPLQDGRTAAWRTTNEEKRVLDKANEEVWSDFRQAAEAHRQVRQHVRSFIKPGMTMIDICERLENCSRKLIKENGLNAGLAFPTGCSLNNCAAHYTPNAGDPTVLQYDDVCKIDFGTHINGRIIDCAFTVTFNPKYDKLLEAVRDATNTGIKCAGIDVRLCDVGERIQEVMESYEVEIDGKTYQVKPIRNLNGHSIGQYRIHAGKTVPIVKGGEATRMEEGEVYAIETFGSTGKGVVHDDMECSHYMKNFDVGHVPIRLPRAKHLLNVINENFGTLAFCRRWLDRLGESKYLMALKNLCDLGIVDPYPPLCDTKGSYTAQFEHTILLRPTCKEVVSRGDDY